The sequence GCCCGAAACCTTCAAAACCCACAAGCAAAGAGGTAAGTGCAGCCAATTCCTGCTCTTTTTGCAGCACCCACCCGCCTGCAGGCAACTGATGATTCCAATATTCCAGAAACGAAACGAAAGGTAGCAATACGATAAGTAAGAGTGCCACCAAAGCCCAATGTATGCCTTGGTTCACTGCCCCCGACGAGCACCACTGTTTCCACCGCAAACCTTCAACCCCATACCAATACAAGAGGGTGCCCCCAAAAAAACCTCCTGCTGCAGTTATGATTTGCAATAAAAGCAAAACAGAACGCACTTTATAGTTATCTTTCCATCGCAGTGGCGCTGCCGCCATCTGTTCTACTTCTTCCAGAGAAACACCATATAGCCATTTTAGCAAAAACAGACCAATAAACTGTGCCAAAAACATACAGGCAAGCACCAACAAAGCCAAAGACAAAAGCCCTTGCCAAGGAGCTGTGCGAAAAGGCAAACGTTCAGCTAATTGCATATTTTACAGTAAATTTGCTTTCTCTAATAAACACATTTCATCTTAAGGCACAAAGTTATGCAAAAACATCCAGTACGCATTGGTTCGGTAGAGTTGGAAGATTTTCCATTGTTGCTGGCGCCTATGGAAGACGTAAGCGACCCCCCTTTCCGGGCAGTATGCAAAGAGCAAGGTGCCG comes from Thermonema lapsum and encodes:
- a CDS encoding CPBP family intramembrane glutamic endopeptidase, with product MQLAERLPFRTAPWQGLLSLALLVLACMFLAQFIGLFLLKWLYGVSLEEVEQMAAAPLRWKDNYKVRSVLLLLQIITAAGGFFGGTLLYWYGVEGLRWKQWCSSGAVNQGIHWALVALLLIVLLPFVSFLEYWNHQLPAGGWVLQKEQELAALTSLLVGFEGFGQALMGILAIVLLPAIGEELLFRGVLQNRLLAWTRNPHMAIWTAALVFSLVHFQFLGLLPRWILGALLGYIYYWSGNLLLAMWGHLVNNGVALLLIRFQQRFFPELTPGATQSVHWGVVLLSLIAAAVTLYWFVSVTLPLREKNNSHPSDF